The region TCATGGACTTCATAGATCACCCCATCCGCATGTGCCGCCACACTTGCCAGGGCGATGGCAGGAACATAAGCACGCACGCCAACACCGTGCGACGGATCAGCGATAACGGGCAAGTGGGATTTTTCTTTCAAAACCGGGATGGCATTGATGTCAAAAGTATTCCGGTAAGCATTTTCAAAGGTACGTATGCCGCGTTCGCACAAAAGCAGGCGTTCATTCCCATTGGAGAAAATGTACTCGGCGGATTGCAACAGTTCATCAATGGTTCCTGACATGCCACGCTTGATCAGTACTGGCTTATCAACTTCCCCAAGGGCATCCAGCAAATTGAAGTTCTGGCTGTTTCTTGCACCCACCTGGTAGATATCGATGTATGGATACATATCCTCTACCTGGCTCACTTGCATCACTTCCGTAATGATCTTGATGCCATGTTTTGACGCGATCGAATGCCACATCTTCAATCCATCCAGGCCCAGACCGCGAAAGGCATATGGTGAGCTGCGCGGTTTATAAACACCTCCGCGCATGATACGGATGCCATTGGCCACAAGGTGTTGTACCACTTTTTCCACCTGCTCTTCACTTTCAATAGAGCATGGACCTGCCATGATCGAGAAATCACCGCCCCCGATCTTCACGCCATCCCCAAGGTCTATGGTGGTGGAATGCACCTTCCATTTCCGGGATACCAGTTTGTAACCATCCGATACGCGATGAATGTCTTTCACTCCCGGCATTTTTCCCACAGCCCGGATATCGAATTCCTTTTTTCCGATGCACACGAGGTAACGCCCCTGCTGTGTTTTTACTTCAGTGGGTTTATAAGATATCTCCTTCACCTTTGCCAGAATGCCTGTCAGTTGTGATTCGGTGATATCAGGTTGTAGTTGGATGATCATGTTCTAGTAGATAGTAGTTAGTAGATAGTCATTAGCATATCACCGCATTAACACATTAGCAAATTATCGAATCCCTTTCACAAACCGCTGGACATCTCCCTCAATGTCATTGCTACCTTCTATCGCTTTGATAAAGGCACTGCCTATGATCACGCCGCCCGAATAAGAGGAAGCAAGTTCATAAGTGGCTTTGTTGGA is a window of Flavobacteriales bacterium DNA encoding:
- the aroF gene encoding 3-deoxy-7-phosphoheptulonate synthase codes for the protein MIIQLQPDITESQLTGILAKVKEISYKPTEVKTQQGRYLVCIGKKEFDIRAVGKMPGVKDIHRVSDGYKLVSRKWKVHSTTIDLGDGVKIGGGDFSIMAGPCSIESEEQVEKVVQHLVANGIRIMRGGVYKPRSSPYAFRGLGLDGLKMWHSIASKHGIKIITEVMQVSQVEDMYPYIDIYQVGARNSQNFNLLDALGEVDKPVLIKRGMSGTIDELLQSAEYIFSNGNERLLLCERGIRTFENAYRNTFDINAIPVLKEKSHLPVIADPSHGVGVRAYVPAIALASVAAHADGVIYEVHEKPEEALSDGQQTLNFEESERLVKGMEVLLGAEV